The genomic stretch GTTTGTTTAAATTAGACTTGTAGCAAGTTCAGAGTTTGGAGACTACCCCAAATACAGGCAGGCTTGttactaatatatatattttttggtgttCATTTCACTTTGCCTTAGCTTAACCCACTTATCAGGCAACTATATATTATTAAAGTATTTCACTTTTCAGTTCTACCTTTGTCATCAACTAGCTTCACCAACCTAGAGCTCCTGTTCATGGAGAAAGCAAAGTCCTTTTTACCCACTGTGACTAGGTCTCTCTCTTAGGATTAGGACAGACCATACTTCCAGCAGCCTCTGATGTTCCCCTGGTCTTCTGTTTGCAGATCACAAGCCACCAGGCTTCTAATGAGCACCCTGAGCTGTTCTTTCATTGTTACATTCAGGGATTTTGTAGCCAACCCTCCATTGTTTATGGCCCCACTTTTTCTCAGTTGTGTCTCTTTTACACTCTTGTGCCCCTCATTGAGTTTATATACTCAAATCTCTTGTTAGTATATCTGCCTGCCCAGGCAGATAGGCAGGTTGTTAACCAGCTTTTGCTTAATATCATTGTGATCATTTCAACTTCAAGTTCATATTGTGTTACTTCTCTGCagggaaactgaaaaaaattcaTGTTCACCACAGAGTTAGCACCTTTCCTGGCACTTGTCCCACCCTACCTTCCACACGGGCCCCCGCCCCACTCACCAGCTATCGAGGAGACCACGACAATGCTTCCATTGCTCTGCTTCAGCATGGGCAAGGCGGCTACGCTCAGGACCACGTAACTGAGGAAGTTGACCTCCATGCTTTTGCGAACGTGGTGGATCtcattattaaataaattcataGAACTGTTGGTGACGTGGTTGAGAATGAGCATGTCTAGTCCTCCTGCAAGAGATGGCTATGTTGGGAGAAAGCATCTGGGGCTGATACCTTCCAGTTCCCTCCCACTGGTCCTCAGCCCCCAACACTCCGGGGTGACACCCAGGGCAGAGtccagagaaggagggaggagaagcAGCCTCACCCATGAGCTGCCCTGCTTTGACAACAAATTGTTCCGTGAAGGTCATGTCCTCCATGGCGCCAGCAATGTAGTGTGCTGAGGCTGCTCCAAGCTCCAGGCAGTGGGATACCACCTGCAGGGACACAGCAACAGTGGCGTTGGCCTTGGCTGCAGACCTTTGGAGGGTAGTCTCTGAGGTTATGGGGGTTAAAATGAAAGGTTGCTCACAGCCCTGTTTTGATGTGAAATGttagggtgtgtgtgtatgtgtgtgtgtgtacgtgtgtgtgtgtttggctaAATAAAACCTGACCTGATCATTGTCCTCTCTCTGAAATACTTTCTGGAACAAGGTGGGATGTACGTAAGTGGATAAATTATCACTGTACTGGGGTTTAAGTCCATGATGTATGCCCATGGGtttctgtacatatgtttctGAATATATTATGAGCATGGATGTTGGTTTCTATGTGGATAACTCTAGATTTGTGAGTTTCCTTACATCCTGGTGTTTGTGAGTTTGAGTATGTGAGGGGGAATGTGTGTGAGAATCTGCAGAGGCATGAGAATATGTATTCATAAGTATATGCTGGAATTTCAGTATCTGAATACATGTCTACATATTTATGATTCTGTGTATAAATGCATGTGAATAGGCATGTCTATGAGCATCCATAGCTCAAGAACTTTGTGCCTGAGTATGCAGTATTTATGTGTTTACGGGAGTGAAAGCGAGAATGTGCATATTTGTATCCTTGTGGGTGGTTTGGTGTTTGAACCTACATATGAGAGTacacatttaagaaaatatattcatatgcatatgtgtttatatataccCCTGcatatgtcatatatatgtagatatctatctatctctctatcatctatctatctttcatctatctaatctatctacaTTTGTGTGTGGATGTGCCagtttctgtgtgtctgtgtgtacatatatgagtatacataaaaatacatgtgATCCTATGAGTTTACAAATGTCTATGGGCACAGAACCCTCACCTTCTTCAAATTTTCCTTTGACCTCGCGGTCACCACCACATGGGCTCCCATCTTCGCCAGATGATAGGCCATCGCCTCTCCGATCCCCTTGCTGGCCCCTGTGACAATCACTTTCTTTCCTTGGAGCATCTCTGGGGAACCCCCAAAAGGAAGTGAGGACCATACCCAATTTGGCAGCAAagtccctcctccctctctggaTGTGGACAGCCTTATCTCAATGTCTGACTTTCCAGTTTTACAATCCCAGATAAATTTGTTTCAAACTGCACACAATCACTGAAAGAACACTTGGAGTCTTTTGTGAACATGCCCTGAAATGAGGGTTGGCTGAATTGTTCAAAACAAGcgttccttctgtccttcctgaAAACCCTGTGGATAGAAATCATGGGACAAGGCCAGGAAGGTCATGATTCAGCCCAAATGCTGGCATTCCAGACATTTCTGGACGTATCCAATTTTGCTCAAttcaaagaaaatttcaaaagtaaTCAAACACATGTATTCATAGGGATTCCAAGGATTTACCCTCACTTTTATTTGGTCATGAACTCCAGAGTCCTTTTTGCCTCCCACTTATCAGTCTGTCTCCTGAGCCCAATTATCTGGCTGAGTTGCGCATTTTGGAATTACCCTCATTTTTGTAGTGCATTTGAAATTGATTTCCATTAAGTGTGCCAAATAAAGCATGGTCTATTTGGCAAGCTTTTGGCTACACAATTTCCCCTCCCCATGCCCCTCCTACCCACAGTCTGTGGCTGGAGGACACAGAAATACAGTCCCACCTCAGGGTTTCTTTTTTACAGCAACTTTGGGGGATCAGGAACTCATCTTGATCCTCAAAAATTCTCCAGCACCCctgtatttttaaacatattcctCCAAAATGAGATACATTGGTACTTACCTGGTCTGAATTCCTCATTTGCAGAGTAGAAGTAGTAGGCCATGAAAAGCCCGAGAATGGGGAGgagatat from Choloepus didactylus isolate mChoDid1 chromosome 2, mChoDid1.pri, whole genome shotgun sequence encodes the following:
- the HSD11B1 gene encoding corticosteroid 11-beta-dehydrogenase isozyme 1 isoform X1 yields the protein MAYLKKYLLPILGLFMAYYFYSANEEFRPEMLQGKKVIVTGASKGIGEAMAYHLAKMGAHVVVTARSKENLKKVVSHCLELGAASAHYIAGAMEDMTFTEQFVVKAGQLMGGLDMLILNHVTNSSMNLFNNEIHHVRKSMEVNFLSYVVLSVAALPMLKQSNGSIVVVSSIAGKIASPLIAPYAASKFALDGFFSSIRKEYSVTKVNVSITLCVLGLINTETAMNAVSGVFEREAAPKEECALEIIKGGALRQEEIYYGSSLWTTLLLGNPGRKLLELLFLRNYNIDKFINN
- the HSD11B1 gene encoding corticosteroid 11-beta-dehydrogenase isozyme 1 isoform X2, producing MAYLKKYLLPILGLFMAYYFYSANEEFRPEMLQGKKVIVTGASKGIGEAMAYHLAKMGAHVVVTARSKENLKKVVSHCLELGAASAHYIAGAMEDMTFTEQFVVKAGQLMGGLDMLILNHVTNSSMNLFNNEIHHVRKSMEVNFLSYVVLSVAALPMLKQSNGSIVVVSSIAETAMNAVSGVFEREAAPKEECALEIIKGGALRQEEIYYGSSLWTTLLLGNPGRKLLELLFLRNYNIDKFINN